In the Podospora pseudocomata strain CBS 415.72m chromosome 5, whole genome shotgun sequence genome, one interval contains:
- the GCD6 gene encoding translation initiation factor eIF-2B epsilon subunit, GEF (EggNog:ENOG503NUFH; BUSCO:EOG09260RS7; COG:J), whose protein sequence is MSKQGGKGAAGKGKKPAKAGGDDKREDALQAVIIADYFQDRFRPFTLDKPRCLLPLVNIPVIEYTLEFLASNGVQEVFIYCGTHSEDIEQYIHESTRWSPNSAISPFSSLEFIRVSDATSVGDFLRDLDKRSLISGDFILVHGDLVANIQLDGILAKHRARREANCDACMTVVLRSVGEEPHRAAKARGITPVFVIDDTDGRCLQYDEIHPLMKDRRLLLDPSVFKHGSFELRSDLIDCGIDICTPDVLALWSESFDYELPRKNFLHGVLKDWELNGKLIYTEIFENGYAARASNLQMYDCISKDILERWVLPFAPDSNLMHDQSYQKVKNNSFVESGVLVERGSKVLQSAIGKDTSIKAGSVISGSVVGRRCQVGKNVKIKDSYIFDDSTIEDGAVITHSILAGGVKIGANAQIPEGSLISYNVEIDRDVRLPTKPPARISAKTDNGQPVENDASLVGPGGKGAVYSVTADDSDSDSDDEGDGDPAQLQNNLIYSLEGLNISTLSVSTLASEDDYDSDEDDEHAGYLHAGDGQRERLSSFTSDDASKPDAFHGDAVNGLVDALRGDDNADFDSAKLEFMGLRLANNASDSSMRRAIAVAFTKRAAEMLTPEHGGLEPAKAAERVLKDKNGAVKFIKDVGVGGDDVKQQTEFALALQKGLVSVRGLEPSRAGTLLAALLQQLYTLDVLEEDGILAWWADRRAAEGDTMTTVKERCKVLVDWLEEADEEDSDEDEDDEDSD, encoded by the exons ATGTCCAAACAAGGTGGTAAGGGTGCcgccggcaagggcaagaagccTGCCAAGGCTGGCGGCGATGACAAGAGAGAGGATGCCCTCCAGGCTGTGATCATTGCCGATTACTTCCAAGACAGATTCAGACCATTCACTCTGGATAAGCCTAGG TGTCTTCTCCCCTTGGTCAACATCCCAGTCATCGAGTATACCCTCGAATTCCTTGCCTCGAACGGCGTACAGGAGGTCTTTATATACTGCGGCACACACTCCGAAGACATCGAGCAATACATCCACGAATCCACACGATGGAGTCCCAACagcgccatctcccccttctcctccctcgagtTCATCCGAGTATCCGACGCCACCTCAGTCGGCGACTTTCTTCGCGACCTGGACAAGCGCAGTTTGATCTCGGGCGACTTCATTCTCGTCCATGGTGACCTGGTCGCCAACATCCAGCTAGATGGCATTTTGGCCAAGCACAGAGCGAGAAGGGAAGCGAACTGCGATGCCTGCATGACAGTTGTTTTGCGCTCCGTTGGAGAGGAACCTCACAGAGCCGCCAAAGCTCGAGGTATCACGCCTGTCTTTGTTATCGATGACACAGACGGCAGGTGCTTGCAGTACGATGAGATCCACCCATTAATGAAGGACCGACGACTACTTTTGGACCCTTCAGTATTCAAGCACGGATCTTTCGAATTACGAAGCGACCTTATCGACTGCGGTATCGATATTTGCACACCCGATGTCTTGGCCTTGTGGTCTGAGAGTTTCGATTATGAGCTGCCGAGGAAAAACTTTTTGCATGGTGTGCTGAAGGATTGGGAACTAAACGGCAAGTTGATCTACACTGAGATCTTCGAGAACGGGTACGCGGCCCGCGCCAGCAACCTGCAGATGTACGATTGCATCAGTAAGGATATTCTCGAGCGATGGGTGCTCCCCTTTGCGCCAGACAGCAACCTCATGCACGACCAATCATACCAGAAGGTCAAGAACAACTCTTTCGTCGAGTCGGGCGTATTGGTAGAAAGAGGGAGCAAGGTGTTACAGTCGGCCATTGGGAAGGACACATCCATCAAGGCTGGGAGCGTTATCTCGGGCAGCgttgttgggaggaggtgtcAGGTTGGCAAGAATGTCAAGATCAAAGACAGCTACATCTTTGATGATTCCACCATTGAGGATGGTGCCGTCATTACGCACTCGATATTGGCAGGCGGTGTCAAGATTGGGGCGAATGCGCAAATCCCAGAGGGGTCCCTGATTTCCTATAATGTGGAGATCGATAGAGATGTCAGGTTGCCAACAAAGCCACCAGCGCGGATTTCCGCCAAGACGGATAACGGTCAGCCCGTTGAGAACGACGCTTCTCTTGTGGGGCCGGGTGGAAAGGGTGCCGTCTACAGCGTCACGGCAGACGACTCAGATTCGGattctgatgatgagggtgatggagaccCAGCCCAGCTACAAAACAACCTCATCTACTCACTCGAGggcctcaacatctccacaTTATCTGTCTCTACGCTCGCATCAGAGGACGACTATGACtcagatgaggatgacgagcATGCTGGATACTTGCATGCTGGTGATGGGCAGAGGGAGCGCCTGTCATCATTCACCTCTGACGATGCCTCCAAACCTGACGCCTTCCACGGTGATGCAGTCAATGGCTTGGTGGACGCTCTTCGGGGGGATGACAATGCAGACTTTGACTCGGCCAAGCTGGAGTTCATGGGTCTTAGGTTGGCTAACAACGCTTCAGACAGCTCCATGCGCCGCGCTATTGCCGTTGCGTTTACCAAGCGTGCGGCTGAGATGTTGACCCCAGAGCATGGTGGTCTGGAACCagccaaggctgccgagagAGTTCTCAAAGACAAGAACGGGGCCGTCAAGTTCATCAAGGatgtcggtgttggtggtgacgatgtCAAGCAGCAAACCGAGTTTGCGCTTGCGCTGCAAAAGGGGCTGGTGAGCGTCAGGGGACTTGAGCCTAGTAGAGCTGGGACACTCCTTGCTGCTTTGCTTCAGCAGCTTTACACCTTGGATGtgcttgaggaggatggtaTTCTCGCTTGGTGGGCTGATAGGAGAGCTGCCGAGGGTGACACGATGACCACTGTCAAGGAGAGGTGCAAGGTTTTGGTGGattggctggaggaggctgatgaggaggatagtgatgaggatgaggatgatgaggacagTGATTAA